ATAGGTTAGTATAGAGTTGGAGCTTTTCTCTCAGATTCAGTAGTTGTGAAGCATTATTCTGATATTTAGCATTTTATACTAACCCAAGTAGTTGATTGCTAACTCTGCTTGACATTGGGAATAAGATCTCTAGTTGGTGAAATATGCTTCagcaaatgtttttttttttgtttgatgcATGCTTCAGCCAAATGTTTCCCAAGTGATATTCCAAAAGCAATAATCTTCCCACTAACTTAAGAAACTACCACAATCACAGGGAGAGGCAACCATTAGATCGAAACCTATCTTTCAAGCAGATTAAATATTGCAGATCAagtaacaaaaaaaatgtattgaagAAACACCTTCGATATATTAGGTCCTGATCAGTATTCAGCAGTAGATGAAAAAAATAGAGCAGGTATGGCTATACAAAGTGTTCTTAGTGGTGCCCCCAACCAAAgtcaatgatgatgatgatgatgatgcaaACAGAAAATTCATTGCCTATGGACAAGGATTACCCGTTCATTTTCAACATACAAATTTCTGATAGTTCTCGTAGCGCGCTCATTCATTGGAAAGAGATTACCTACAAGGAACATAGCAATGGAATTAACAATCTACAAATTATATGGGAGGATATACATGATAAATTAGGGCATATAATAACTTAATTGCTCGGAACTAAATAAAAGTTTCCTGATTGTGATAGTGCCGAAACTATTTCCAACTAATTGCAGTTATGAGATTATGTTTTCATGTTCATTGACAACAAACTCCAAAAGAAGCATGCCAACACACACCTAATTCAGGCATTTAGTATTTCATAAAATGTAGAAGATAGAAACAATAAGATCAATTCATAAACATAGATTTCTTAAAAATCATCTCCATTGCAAGTTATAGGATTCCATCAATTACAGAAGCAGGTAAGGAGTTAGATGGTAGACAAGATAAACAGGTCGAGAACATGATCCTCATTCTTTTCAGCAGTTAGAAACATGTGCAAAACTGAGCTGAAAACAATGAATACAAAATTATCTTGCCAGTAAAATGCCGTCGAAGAAGAAGATCCCAATCAACTGGAGAATGTATCCGATGGTAGTCTCCAGGCTTCAAGTAAATTACACAATAGAAGAGGCCTTTCGGTGGGCTGCATAAATTAATCACACCATAAATCCAATTGCCAAGGTAAATATCGTACGTTTACTTATACTCAAAAACATATTTTAACTTCTATAAAGTTGGATCTAATATTAGTAACTGTTTCATTAGGAATTACAGATCAGGTTActgcaagaaaaataaaaactaataattaaataactgAGCATTTAATTCTTCAACTTGAACCAAAAACTGATAAAGTCTAAAGGCATATTATTGCATTATATGATGTAAAATGCTACTTTAAACTAATTCAATGTTTACCGGGATGATGCATTATCTCTAACTTTAGGAGAAGCCAAGAAGGAAATACTCCACCATGACTTCTGGTTCACATCTCTCACAGTTTTCTCTTCCTCGCCACTATCTTCATTAGCATCTTCTGCAGCAATCATAGGGAGATGCGAGTTTGCACCAAGAAGGGAAGAAGCAGAATAAGAACATCCCTTCACTTGCTCAATCATAGCCCCTGGTCCTCTTAACTCACCGAATCTGAGAACGGTCCCATCTACAGGACTGGCCTATAGCAGGAATAAAATTAGTACACAGTGCTCAAGCGGTCCAGAAATAGCACAGCCACTATGGAAGGAAGTAGATATCCAGAACTTGTTACCAGTTACCAGACAATAAGGGTCACAATCGATAGGCCTGGAGCTTTCTTTCAACTTGCGAACAAAAAATTCTCTTAGGCTAGCATATTCTTCCAATGGTAGTTGAGCTTCTTCCAAGTCTAATTTACATAGGGAAAAAGAAAGTTCAGCAGTTTTATTTGCATTTTTTCGTTTAGCAAACTAAAAATGGATTTAACGTAAAGACTTTACGAAGAATGTTGACGTGGATCAGGAAACATACTAGAGTGAAAAGCTCGAGCCCATGCTTTATATACATATGGCCGTAACCAAATGGGAAGTTCCTGGTCAAGGATTAATTTTAGCGCATAACTTAAGTCATTCATGATATATTAGCTCAAGGAATATTGTTATACTCACCATACCAGTCAAGGAACCCCAAAACCTTGAAATAGAGCGCAAGGGTAGTAATCTCAAGAATCTAGCCTATCACCAATGAAAGTGTGGCATAAAAATCATATACTGCACCATTTACATGTAATAGCACAGAAAAGAGAAGGATTTACCTTCACATCTGGATGGAACTCTAATTCAATACCCTTAGCCCTGGCCTCTTCTATCTATTTCgcaaacaattaaaaagatAGACACAAGCACAGACTGGTAAGATACATTATTGGCAGAATAACAATACAATGATAAAATATGAGAAGCAAAAGCTTCGCATTTACGTCATTGAACCAAAGATGACAGGACACAGTCTATAACCTAAAAGAATAGTGCTCAGGCAAACAAGTGAAGTCAAAAGAGCCAGTATAACAATCCATTTACATTTGTTTCCAACTAGGCGATTTCCATCATTCAAAACTGAGCAACATAAGGTACATGAATAATCATAAAGATATACTATAGAACCTAAGACAATGTTCTCTTTCCTCCCTCgtcctttttttttcaaattttcatttcATGCATAGAGTTGAGTTGTTTTCCTTTTATCATAATTCACCGATTATAGTAACTACTTCGCTCCAAGACCCTCAAGCCTTATTCACTGACAGTTCATCAGATAGGAAACAAGGAAACTGACTATTTCATATGCAAACATTGCAATTTGTGAAACAATTCCAGCCAGTCCAATTAGGGGTATAAGAGGATGGAGCCAGCTCGCAAGATACTCAGAACAAACTCAAGCGAAAAAATAATAACTAACTATACCAAGCTTGGCTCAAGCTAAATGGGTAGTTTGCTAGCTCCGATGTCAAGCTGAACAGCACTAGGCATGATAGGCTCAAGAGCCTTATTGAGCTTTAATGAGTTTCAGACTTTCAGGTATATACAGTTCTAGATTTAAAAGTTTAGTTATCTACGTATACCCTGAATGTGACTAACAATACGGGTTCAaaatgtgtgttttttttttttttttttttagaagttGGATTATATCATTTTTAGTTGAACAATAATTAGTAACTGAGTTGATTTTGTCGAGTTTGCAACTGAGTCGAGCTCGAGTTCAAATTTTCGGAGCTTGACTGAGGTTGAACTTG
The sequence above is drawn from the Salvia miltiorrhiza cultivar Shanhuang (shh) unplaced genomic scaffold, IMPLAD_Smil_shh original_scaffold_386, whole genome shotgun sequence genome and encodes:
- the LOC131004351 gene encoding phosphatidylserine decarboxylase proenzyme 1, mitochondrial: MTKWRASRSIPLLNYSRIYHHRRFHFTTFLRKARPAQPQASLGGAASNKGSGSQGNSFLVPGATVATILMLGALHVRRLYDDKKIEEARAKGIELEFHPDVKARFLRLLPLRSISRFWGSLTGMELPIWLRPYVYKAWARAFHSNLEEAQLPLEEYASLREFFVRKLKESSRPIDCDPYCLASPVDGTVLRFGELRGPGAMIEQVKGCSYSASSLLGANSHLPMIAAEDANEDSGEEEKTVRDVNQKSWWSISFLASPKVRDNASSRPPKGLFYCVIYLKPGDYHRIHSPVDWDLLLRRHFTGNLFPMNERATRTIRNLYVENERVVLEGQWKEGYMAMAAIGATNIGSIELFIEPTLKTNKPQKKLLHSLPPDERLYEPEGTGVQLRKGDEVAAFNMGSTVVLVFQAPTSQSGGVKNSSSDFRFCIKRGDRIRMGEALGRWNQS